The genomic DNA ACGCTTCCGGCTGGGTGGTCCGGGTTCCCGAACTGGACGCCGTGACCTATGCCCAGCGGCGCGCCGAGGTGGCGGTGGCCGCCCGTGAGTGCATCGCGGCCCGTACCGGCATCCCGATCGGCTACATCGCGGTCGTCGTGCGCGATTAGTCGAGTCGACCGATCCCGCCGAGGAACGAGGCGGGTGAGGAGCGAGGCGGGTGAGGAGCGAGACCAAGCAGACTGAGCTCCTCACGGGGTGACGGCGTCGATCGCCTTGTAGATCCTCTTCTCGCTCACCGGCACCGCCGTCCCGAGCTGTTGTGCCCAGAGGCTCACCCGCAGCTCTTCGATCAGCATCCCGATGTCGCGGACGTCCTTGGCGGCGGCCCGCATCGGTGACAGTGCCTGCCGCAGGTCGTCGTAGGCGTCCTGCACGGCCAGTATTCGGTGCAGACGTTCGCGGTCGGCCTCCGGAGCCTGCGGCAGCCGCTCGAGGCGGCGGACCACGGCGGTGAGGTAGCGGGTCAGGTGCCCCAATCGCGCCGCCCCGGTCCGCGCCACGAAACCCTTGGGCAGCAACACCTTCAGCTGCGCCCGAATGTCGTCGACGGCCTCCGCCTGCGCCGGCGTGGGCCGCTGCGGCAGCGCCAGCTGCGC from Mycolicibacterium tokaiense includes the following:
- a CDS encoding long chain fatty acid-CoA synthetase Faa4p, which codes for MEVSRDASGWVVRVPELDAVTYAQRRAEVAVAARECIAARTGIPIGYIAVVVRD